A stretch of DNA from Gemmatimonadota bacterium:
GGTGACGGCGCAGGCGGGTGGGTTGACGCGGGCGCTGTCGAGCAATTCCGCGGCCACGAGCAAGGGGCACGAGGATCCGCGGCTGCGCGGGCGCACCTACGCCGTTCCGTTCGAGCGCGTGTGGCGCGCCGTGCTCCGCATCGTGCAGCGCGAGGGCCGCTGGAAATTCGCCTCCGCCGATGACGCCAGCGGCACGATCCAGGTGGAGGTGCGCTCGGCGATCATTGCCATGCCCGGCGAGCTGACGGT
This window harbors:
- a CDS encoding DUF1499 domain-containing protein, producing MTAQAGGLTRALSSNSAATSKGHEDPRLRGRTYAVPFERVWRAVLRIVQREGRWKFASADDASGTIQVEVRSAIIAMPGELTVRIALDRNAQTRVDARAVSRKARTDLGMNARRIARLLRELDGELGVPHTAA